One stretch of Bradyrhizobium canariense DNA includes these proteins:
- a CDS encoding aldo/keto reductase produces MQIRNLGGSGLRVSAVGLGCNNFGQRTDLETSRKVIHKAIDLGVTLFDTADIYAGMGGSETVLGQVLGDRRKDIVLATKYSKPMSTDGTKQGASRRYIMSAVEASLTRLKTDYIDLYQQHDYDPLTPIEETLRALDDLVRQGKVRYIGNSNFPAWRIAEAELVARQMNVNRFVSCQDEYSLVVRDIEKDLLPAAKEYNLGLLPFFPLASGLLTGKYKRGADVPADTRFAKLPALRDRYVTPRNEDIVEKLQAFAKARGRTMLELAFSWLASRPQVSSVIAGATRVEQIEQNVKAIDWALSAEDIAEIDKITKG; encoded by the coding sequence ATGCAAATTCGCAATCTCGGCGGCTCCGGCCTGCGTGTCTCCGCGGTCGGTCTCGGCTGCAACAATTTCGGCCAGCGCACCGATCTCGAAACCTCGCGCAAGGTGATCCACAAGGCGATCGACCTCGGCGTGACGCTGTTCGATACCGCCGACATCTATGCGGGCATGGGCGGCTCGGAGACCGTGCTGGGCCAAGTGCTCGGCGACCGGCGCAAGGACATCGTGCTGGCGACCAAATATTCCAAGCCGATGAGCACCGATGGCACCAAGCAGGGCGCGTCGCGGCGCTACATCATGTCTGCGGTCGAGGCCAGCCTGACGCGGCTGAAGACCGACTATATCGATCTCTATCAGCAGCACGATTACGACCCGCTGACGCCGATCGAGGAAACCTTGCGGGCGCTGGACGATCTGGTGCGGCAGGGCAAGGTCCGCTACATCGGCAATTCGAATTTTCCGGCATGGCGCATTGCCGAGGCTGAACTCGTCGCGCGCCAGATGAACGTCAACCGGTTCGTGTCGTGCCAGGACGAATATAGCCTGGTGGTGCGCGACATCGAAAAGGACCTGCTGCCTGCAGCAAAAGAATATAATCTCGGCCTGCTGCCGTTCTTTCCTCTCGCCAGTGGTCTCCTGACTGGAAAATACAAGCGCGGCGCCGATGTGCCGGCGGATACACGCTTTGCCAAGCTGCCCGCGTTGCGTGATCGCTACGTCACGCCGCGTAACGAAGACATCGTCGAAAAGCTGCAGGCCTTTGCAAAGGCGCGCGGCCGGACCATGCTGGAACTCGCCTTCTCCTGGCTGGCGTCGCGACCGCAGGTATCGAGCGTCATCGCCGGCGCAACGCGCGTCGAGCAGATCGAGCAGAACGTCAAGGCGATCGATTGGGCGCTGAGCGCGGAGGATATCGCCGAGATCGACAAGATCACAAAGGGGTAA
- a CDS encoding HAD family hydrolase: MTADWDIRAILLDMDGTLLDTEKVYFESVITALKACGYTDDIVTLCHAMVGIPGPECEAMLRDRYGEDFPLAELNRAFVAKRDEILKAGLPLKSGAVDLLDALQGTGHPLAIVTSSSRRTADEHLTLAGIRTRFEAVVTRDDVARGKPSPDLYLLAASRFGVQPEFCLAIEDSNPGVASAHGAGAITIMVPDIVPPTDESRAKCAAVLPDLGAVLEMLRERDLLKRRPNNFRPTRKAARHLPA, from the coding sequence GTGACCGCCGATTGGGACATCAGGGCGATCCTGCTCGATATGGACGGAACGCTGCTCGATACCGAGAAGGTTTACTTCGAGAGCGTGATCACGGCTCTGAAGGCGTGCGGATATACCGACGACATCGTGACGCTCTGTCACGCGATGGTCGGCATTCCCGGACCGGAGTGCGAGGCCATGCTCCGAGATCGCTACGGTGAAGATTTTCCGCTCGCCGAGCTTAACCGGGCCTTCGTCGCCAAGCGGGATGAAATACTGAAAGCAGGCCTGCCGTTGAAGAGCGGCGCCGTGGACCTGCTCGACGCCTTGCAGGGGACCGGCCATCCCCTGGCGATTGTTACTTCCTCGTCGCGGCGCACCGCCGACGAGCATCTGACGCTTGCCGGAATTCGAACGCGTTTCGAAGCCGTCGTGACCCGCGACGACGTCGCGCGCGGCAAGCCAAGTCCCGATTTGTATCTTCTGGCCGCCAGCCGGTTTGGCGTGCAGCCGGAATTCTGTCTGGCCATCGAGGATTCAAATCCCGGCGTGGCGTCCGCCCACGGTGCCGGCGCCATCACGATCATGGTGCCCGATATCGTGCCGCCAACCGACGAGTCGCGTGCGAAATGCGCGGCTGTATTGCCCGACCTTGGCGCCGTGCTGGAAATGTTGCGGGAAAGAGATCTGCTTAAACGCCGGCCCAACAATTTCCGGCCGACCCGTAAAGCGGCTCGCCATTTGCCAGCCTGA
- a CDS encoding GNAT family N-acetyltransferase: MTSELSIRFVTRQDYDQWLPLWDGYNAFYGRSGATALSAEVTAMTWSRFFDAYEPVHALVAERDGELLGLTHYLFHRSTISIAPNCYLQDLFTSEAARGKGVGRALIDGVYNQARRAGSPRVYWLTHQTNHTAMQLYDKVAEHSGFVVYRKQF; the protein is encoded by the coding sequence ATGACCAGCGAACTTTCCATCCGTTTCGTGACCCGGCAGGATTATGACCAATGGCTTCCGCTGTGGGACGGATACAACGCGTTCTACGGACGATCGGGAGCGACCGCGCTCTCCGCTGAAGTTACAGCAATGACGTGGTCGCGTTTCTTCGATGCCTACGAGCCGGTGCATGCGCTGGTGGCGGAACGCGACGGAGAATTGCTCGGCCTGACGCATTATCTGTTTCACCGCAGCACCATTTCCATCGCGCCAAATTGCTATCTGCAGGACTTGTTCACGAGCGAGGCCGCGCGCGGAAAAGGCGTCGGCAGAGCACTGATCGATGGCGTCTACAATCAGGCGAGGCGTGCGGGATCGCCACGCGTCTACTGGCTGACGCATCAGACAAATCACACCGCAATGCAGCTCTACGACAAGGTGGCCGAACATTCCGGATTTGTGGTCTATCGCAAGCAGTTCTGA
- a CDS encoding DUF992 domain-containing protein → MRRSFILAGIAAGMLLGSFAGATAQQPIQRVQVGVLECRGGASIGFIVGSVTNLGCVLHVDGMPEDRYIATIRKVGVDLGITQESALAWGVYAPVARLGTGDLSGDYAGAQGSATLGVGAGGNVLVGGSNNSIALQPLSLQGQVGINVAAGLESLELRPGR, encoded by the coding sequence ATGCGCCGCTCATTCATCCTTGCCGGCATTGCCGCCGGCATGCTGCTTGGCTCCTTCGCTGGCGCCACCGCGCAGCAGCCGATCCAGCGTGTTCAGGTCGGCGTCCTTGAATGCCGTGGCGGCGCAAGCATTGGCTTCATTGTCGGTTCGGTAACCAATCTCGGCTGCGTCCTGCACGTCGATGGCATGCCGGAGGACCGCTATATCGCGACCATCCGCAAGGTCGGTGTCGACCTCGGCATCACCCAGGAGTCGGCGCTCGCCTGGGGCGTCTACGCGCCGGTCGCCCGGCTCGGTACCGGCGATCTCTCGGGCGATTACGCCGGCGCCCAAGGCAGCGCGACGCTCGGTGTCGGGGCCGGCGGCAATGTGCTGGTCGGTGGTTCGAACAATTCGATCGCGCTGCAGCCGCTCAGTCTGCAGGGCCAGGTCGGTATCAATGTCGCGGCCGGGCTGGAAAGCCTGGAACTTCGGCCGGGAAGGTAA
- a CDS encoding pyridoxal phosphate-dependent aminotransferase — protein MPFLSAALDRVKPSATIAVTDKARALKAAGRNVIGLGAGEPDFDTPANIKLAAIHAIEAGKTKYTAVDGIPELKEAIIAKFQRENGLTYKPNQVIVGTGGKQVLYNALMATINPGDEVIIPAPYWVSYPEMVALAGGEPVPVVCTAAQGFKLQPEALEKAITAKTKWIILCSPSNPTGAAYTKSELKAITDVLVKHPHVWVMTDDMYEHLVYDDFVFTTPAQIEPKLYDRTLTVNGVSKAYCMTGWRIGYAGGPAELIKAMATIQSQSTSNPSSIAQWASVEALNGPQDFIPANNKVFKERRDLAVSMLNQAKGIECPRPEGAFYVYPSCAGTIGKTSPSGKVIGNDEDFVTELLENEGVAVVQGSAFGLGPAFRISYATKTSDLEEACKRIQRFCGNLR, from the coding sequence ATGCCTTTCCTGTCCGCTGCGCTCGACCGTGTGAAGCCGTCCGCGACCATCGCGGTAACGGATAAAGCACGGGCGCTGAAAGCGGCGGGCCGCAACGTCATTGGCCTCGGCGCTGGCGAGCCCGATTTCGACACGCCTGCCAACATCAAGCTGGCGGCGATCCACGCCATTGAAGCGGGCAAGACCAAGTACACCGCGGTGGACGGCATTCCCGAGCTGAAGGAGGCCATCATCGCCAAGTTCCAGCGCGAGAACGGGCTGACCTACAAGCCGAACCAGGTCATCGTCGGTACCGGCGGCAAGCAGGTGCTCTACAACGCGCTGATGGCCACCATCAATCCCGGCGACGAGGTCATTATCCCCGCGCCCTATTGGGTGAGCTATCCGGAAATGGTGGCGCTTGCCGGTGGCGAACCGGTGCCGGTGGTGTGTACGGCGGCGCAGGGTTTCAAGCTGCAGCCCGAGGCGCTGGAGAAGGCGATCACGGCGAAGACCAAGTGGATCATCCTGTGCTCGCCGTCGAACCCGACCGGCGCCGCCTATACCAAGAGCGAGTTGAAGGCGATCACCGATGTGCTGGTCAAGCATCCGCATGTCTGGGTCATGACCGACGATATGTACGAGCATCTGGTCTATGACGACTTCGTGTTCACGACGCCGGCGCAGATCGAGCCGAAACTGTATGACCGCACGCTGACCGTGAACGGTGTCTCCAAAGCCTATTGCATGACCGGCTGGCGCATCGGCTATGCCGGCGGCCCCGCCGAACTGATCAAGGCGATGGCGACGATCCAGTCGCAGTCGACCTCGAACCCGTCGTCGATCGCGCAGTGGGCTTCCGTCGAGGCGCTCAACGGTCCGCAGGATTTCATTCCGGCGAACAACAAGGTGTTCAAGGAACGGCGCGACCTCGCGGTGTCGATGCTCAACCAGGCCAAGGGCATCGAATGCCCGCGCCCGGAGGGTGCGTTTTACGTCTATCCGTCCTGCGCAGGCACCATCGGCAAGACCTCGCCGTCCGGCAAGGTGATCGGCAACGACGAGGACTTCGTCACCGAGTTGCTGGAGAACGAGGGTGTCGCGGTCGTGCAGGGCTCGGCGTTCGGATTGGGACCAGCGTTTCGGATTTCCTACGCGACCAAAACCTCCGACCTCGAAGAAGCCTGCAAACGCATCCAGCGGTTCTGCGGCAATTTGCGATAG
- a CDS encoding glutathione S-transferase family protein, with protein MYKLYSMQRSGNSYKVRLALALLNAPYRAIEIDILRGESRTPEFLAKNPSGQVPLLEVAEGRYLAESNAILWYVAGGTSLAPDTRIERAEALQWMFFEQHALEPNIGAAYFWLSLVKGGRALQTHALEDWMERGYAALQVMENHLKTHQYFATGQLTVADIALYGYTHVADRCDYDLTTFPAIRAWLRRIEQTPGFVGMHWRPANEVDDPAGIAAEA; from the coding sequence ATGTACAAGCTCTATTCGATGCAGCGCTCCGGCAACAGCTACAAGGTCCGCCTTGCGCTGGCGCTGCTCAACGCGCCCTATCGCGCGATCGAGATCGACATCCTGCGCGGCGAAAGCCGGACGCCGGAATTTCTCGCGAAGAATCCAAGCGGACAGGTGCCGCTGCTGGAGGTCGCGGAAGGACGCTACCTCGCCGAATCCAACGCCATCCTCTGGTATGTCGCCGGCGGTACTTCGCTTGCGCCGGACACGCGCATCGAGCGCGCCGAGGCGCTGCAGTGGATGTTCTTCGAACAGCACGCGCTGGAGCCTAACATTGGCGCGGCCTATTTCTGGCTGTCGCTGGTCAAGGGCGGCCGCGCCCTGCAAACCCACGCTCTGGAAGACTGGATGGAGCGCGGCTACGCCGCGCTGCAGGTGATGGAAAACCACCTCAAGACTCATCAGTATTTCGCCACCGGCCAGCTGACGGTCGCGGACATCGCGCTCTACGGCTACACCCATGTCGCCGACCGCTGCGATTATGACCTCACGACATTTCCCGCCATCCGCGCCTGGCTGCGGCGGATCGAGCAGACCCCTGGTTTCGTCGGCATGCACTGGCGGCCGGCCAACGAGGTCGACGACCCCGCCGGGATCGCCGCCGAAGCCTGA
- a CDS encoding LysR substrate-binding domain-containing protein, which translates to MRRLLFLNGIKAFEAAARSGSFAGAGLELNVTAAAISRMVHLLEQRLGVALFERKANRLAMTPAGRAYQSGLTPIFDALASLTAQVSAPSSVRVLTIGVGPTFAMKWLIPRLLDFRKSEPDIDVRIATGGVAVPFGDDWNCGIKLGEGDWPGLVAEPLFAADLLPVCAPRLAAQLKSPGDLKGPSLLCVAHSPDDWPRWLKAAGIARVTARGPEFQHYGQALQAAADGLGVAMGIRPYIDDDLAAGRLVAPFTLSVPKGMRWYLVYRSLNAGQRDFVAFRRWIIRATAGPAVRKARR; encoded by the coding sequence ATGCGACGGCTGCTGTTTCTCAACGGCATCAAGGCGTTCGAGGCTGCGGCGCGGAGCGGAAGCTTCGCCGGCGCTGGCCTCGAGCTCAACGTGACGGCGGCGGCGATCAGCCGGATGGTGCATCTGCTGGAGCAGCGGCTTGGCGTCGCCTTGTTCGAACGCAAGGCCAACCGGCTGGCGATGACCCCGGCCGGCCGCGCCTATCAAAGCGGATTGACGCCGATCTTCGACGCGCTCGCCAGCCTGACCGCGCAGGTCTCCGCACCTTCCAGCGTGCGCGTGCTGACCATCGGGGTCGGGCCCACCTTTGCCATGAAATGGCTGATTCCGCGCCTGCTGGATTTTCGCAAAAGCGAGCCCGATATCGACGTACGGATTGCAACGGGCGGCGTGGCGGTGCCGTTCGGCGATGATTGGAACTGCGGCATCAAGCTCGGTGAAGGCGATTGGCCGGGGCTGGTCGCCGAGCCGCTGTTTGCGGCTGATCTGTTGCCGGTGTGCGCGCCGCGGCTGGCGGCACAGCTCAAAAGCCCCGGTGATTTGAAAGGCCCGAGCCTGCTGTGCGTCGCGCATTCGCCGGATGACTGGCCGCGCTGGCTCAAGGCGGCCGGCATCGCGCGGGTGACGGCGCGCGGACCGGAGTTTCAGCATTACGGCCAGGCGTTGCAGGCGGCAGCGGACGGATTAGGCGTGGCGATGGGCATTCGGCCCTATATCGACGACGACCTCGCCGCGGGACGGCTGGTCGCACCGTTCACCTTGTCGGTGCCAAAGGGCATGCGATGGTATCTGGTCTATCGCAGCCTGAATGCCGGACAACGCGATTTCGTCGCCTTCCGGCGCTGGATCATCCGCGCCACAGCCGGCCCTGCTGTCCGCAAGGCGCGTCGATAG
- a CDS encoding DUF992 domain-containing protein, producing MRLSTLGIAMAALVASFASANAQQPVPAGILECQGGQNVGFVVGSVTRLDCVFRSEGRRPEAYAATVRRIGVDLGFTQQTQFSWAVSAPNATLARGELAGTYGGVGANASVGVGFGGNFLVGGPGNAYGLQPVSVQGQTGLNVAAGIAGIELEPVGFARHAFHRHHRHHHYVHHRHG from the coding sequence ATGCGACTCTCTACACTTGGTATTGCCATGGCTGCGCTGGTAGCGTCGTTCGCAAGTGCCAATGCACAGCAGCCGGTTCCTGCCGGTATTTTGGAATGCCAGGGCGGCCAGAATGTTGGCTTTGTCGTCGGCTCGGTGACCAGGCTCGATTGCGTGTTCAGAAGCGAAGGCCGGCGGCCTGAGGCTTATGCCGCGACCGTTCGCCGGATCGGCGTGGACCTCGGTTTCACCCAACAGACCCAGTTCTCCTGGGCGGTGAGTGCGCCGAATGCCACATTGGCACGCGGCGAACTCGCCGGCACTTACGGTGGGGTCGGCGCCAACGCGTCGGTCGGCGTAGGTTTTGGTGGCAATTTCCTGGTCGGTGGCCCGGGGAATGCCTACGGCTTGCAGCCGGTGAGCGTGCAAGGCCAGACCGGGTTGAACGTCGCGGCGGGAATTGCCGGCATCGAACTGGAGCCGGTCGGGTTCGCCCGTCATGCCTTCCATCGGCACCATCGCCATCATCACTACGTGCATCATCGTCACGGCTGA
- a CDS encoding glutathione binding-like protein — protein MIDLYYWSTPNGHKITMFLEETGLTYNVFPINIAKGDQFKPEFLAIAPNNRIPAMVDHEPKGGGKPISIFESGAMLLYLAEKTGKFLPADIYGRYDAIQWTFWQMGGLGPMAGQNNHFSNYVQEKIKYAIDRYVNETNRLYGVLNKRLADREFIAGDYSIADMASYPWIVPHKNHGQNIDDFPHLKRWFETIRARPATERAYAKAKEVNPNFGQPTIRTEEERKLLFGQTAAVVR, from the coding sequence ATGATCGATCTTTATTACTGGTCCACGCCGAACGGCCACAAGATCACGATGTTTCTTGAAGAGACCGGGCTGACGTACAACGTGTTCCCGATCAACATCGCCAAAGGCGATCAATTCAAGCCGGAGTTTCTGGCGATCGCGCCGAACAACCGCATTCCGGCGATGGTTGATCACGAGCCGAAGGGCGGCGGCAAGCCGATCTCGATCTTCGAATCCGGCGCGATGCTGCTGTACCTGGCGGAGAAGACCGGCAAGTTCCTGCCTGCCGATATCTACGGCCGTTACGACGCGATCCAGTGGACGTTCTGGCAGATGGGCGGGCTCGGGCCGATGGCCGGGCAGAACAATCACTTCAGCAACTACGTCCAGGAAAAAATCAAATACGCGATCGATCGCTACGTGAACGAGACCAACCGGCTTTACGGCGTGCTCAACAAGCGCCTGGCCGATCGCGAATTCATCGCCGGCGATTACTCGATCGCCGACATGGCGAGCTATCCCTGGATCGTGCCGCACAAGAACCACGGCCAGAACATCGACGACTTCCCGCACCTCAAGCGCTGGTTCGAAACCATCCGCGCCCGCCCGGCAACGGAACGCGCTTACGCCAAGGCCAAGGAGGTCAATCCCAATTTCGGCCAGCCGACGATCCGCACCGAGGAAGAGCGCAAGCTGTTGTTCGGACAGACCGCGGCGGTGGTGAGATAG
- a CDS encoding alkyl/aryl-sulfatase has product MNGLRKTLILSAVLGACALNCQQVSAQSKDAEPATHAVNDAFARSLPFADRADFDDAKRGFIATLPDGIIAGPGPKPAFDTRAYAFLQTDTVPATVNPSLWRQAQLNAIDGLFEVTERVYQVRGLDISNMTIIEGDTGLILIDPLLSNETAKAALDLYLKNRPVKPVVAVIYSHSHADHFGGAKGVISEQDAASGKVKVIAPDGFMEHAVAENIIAGNAMTRRAQYQFGSPLPVGERAQIDTGLGKALSKGTISLIPPNDLIRQSYETRTVDGVDIEFHLVPGSEAPSEMIMYFPQFKLLDMAEDATHNMHNLYTLRGAEIRDGRLWSRYIDEAIERYGNRTDAVIAQHHWPMWGNERIVAFLKKQRDLYKFMHDQTVRLLNHGLTPTEIAEQLKLPASLANEWSARGYYGTLRHNAKAVYQFYLGWYDANPADLDPLPRAEAARKQVEYMGGADAVLKRAREDFKAGQYRWVASVTSQLVFADPGNRQARELGADALEQLGYQSEAATWRNAYLLGAAELRNGVPSAQGAGASAELLKGVSIDMAFDFLGVRLNAAKAEGKHIVINWTFTDRNETYVMNLENSALTHRTGKLADDADVGVKLTRAAFDAISLKQRTFADSVASGDVSISGNPPKLRELFGLLDDFPADFEIVEPRKVTVE; this is encoded by the coding sequence ATGAATGGTCTTCGCAAGACACTGATCCTGTCGGCCGTGCTCGGCGCCTGCGCGCTCAATTGTCAGCAGGTGTCAGCACAATCGAAAGACGCCGAGCCTGCGACCCACGCGGTCAACGATGCGTTTGCCAGATCGCTGCCGTTTGCCGATCGTGCGGATTTCGACGACGCCAAGCGAGGATTCATCGCGACGCTGCCGGATGGCATTATTGCGGGCCCGGGACCGAAGCCGGCCTTCGACACCAGGGCGTATGCGTTCCTGCAGACAGACACGGTTCCGGCGACGGTCAATCCGAGCCTGTGGCGTCAGGCGCAGCTCAATGCGATCGACGGCCTGTTTGAGGTGACCGAGCGCGTCTATCAGGTGCGCGGCCTCGACATCTCCAACATGACGATCATCGAGGGCGACACCGGCCTGATCCTGATCGATCCCCTGCTGTCGAACGAGACTGCGAAGGCCGCGCTCGATCTTTATCTGAAGAACCGTCCCGTAAAGCCGGTCGTCGCCGTGATCTACAGCCATAGCCACGCCGATCATTTCGGCGGCGCCAAGGGCGTGATCTCGGAACAGGATGCGGCATCCGGCAAGGTCAAGGTGATCGCGCCCGATGGATTCATGGAGCATGCGGTTGCGGAGAACATCATCGCCGGCAACGCGATGACCCGCCGCGCGCAATATCAGTTCGGCAGCCCGCTGCCGGTCGGCGAGCGCGCGCAGATCGATACCGGTCTCGGCAAGGCGCTGTCAAAGGGCACGATCTCGCTGATCCCGCCGAACGATCTGATCAGGCAAAGCTATGAGACCCGCACTGTCGATGGCGTCGACATCGAGTTTCATCTGGTGCCGGGCTCGGAAGCACCGTCGGAAATGATCATGTACTTTCCGCAGTTCAAGCTGCTGGACATGGCGGAGGATGCGACCCACAACATGCATAATCTCTACACGCTGCGCGGCGCCGAAATCCGCGATGGCCGGTTGTGGTCGCGCTACATCGACGAGGCGATCGAGCGTTACGGCAACAGGACCGATGCGGTGATCGCGCAGCACCATTGGCCGATGTGGGGTAATGAGCGGATCGTCGCGTTCCTGAAAAAACAGCGCGATCTCTACAAGTTCATGCATGACCAGACCGTGCGGCTGCTCAATCACGGCCTGACGCCGACGGAGATTGCCGAGCAGTTGAAGCTGCCGGCGAGTCTCGCCAATGAATGGTCGGCGCGCGGCTATTACGGCACGCTGCGTCACAACGCGAAAGCGGTCTATCAGTTTTATCTCGGCTGGTACGACGCCAATCCCGCCGATCTCGATCCGTTGCCGCGCGCCGAGGCCGCGCGCAAGCAGGTCGAATATATGGGCGGCGCCGACGCGGTGCTGAAACGCGCGCGCGAGGACTTCAAGGCGGGACAATATCGCTGGGTCGCCAGCGTCACCAGCCAATTGGTGTTCGCCGATCCCGGCAACAGGCAAGCGCGCGAACTCGGCGCCGATGCGCTGGAACAGCTCGGCTATCAGAGCGAGGCCGCGACCTGGCGCAACGCCTATCTGCTCGGCGCGGCCGAACTGCGCAATGGCGTTCCGTCGGCGCAAGGGGCGGGCGCGAGTGCCGAGCTGCTCAAGGGCGTCTCGATCGATATGGCGTTCGATTTTCTCGGCGTCCGGCTCAACGCCGCGAAAGCCGAGGGCAAGCACATCGTCATCAACTGGACCTTCACCGACCGCAACGAAACCTATGTGATGAACCTGGAGAATTCGGCGCTGACGCACCGGACCGGCAAGCTGGCCGACGATGCGGATGTCGGCGTCAAGCTGACCCGCGCCGCCTTCGATGCGATCTCGCTGAAGCAGCGGACGTTTGCCGACAGCGTCGCCAGCGGGGATGTCTCGATATCGGGCAATCCTCCGAAGTTGCGCGAGCTGTTCGGCCTGCTCGACGATTTCCCCGCCGATTTCGAGATCGTCGAGCCGAGAAAGGTCACGGTGGAGTAG
- a CDS encoding PAS-domain containing protein, translating into MRFDWRAISGPLLTTATALIVIFVDRHFFTVPNPSPLFICIVAFASSLGGLASGITSAAIAVASSALFFLNHRATPGYDSADLVRLSMLAVTAAGTAGITGLLRKRLTDAFAWERRHHDTAERLSAALDQVDIGIVLLDSDTRAEFINRAFRDYFALPDAKADSKPPFIALMYHGRDTGAFEMPEDELSIFIAQRTKMMRAGDSTPINIKLKDGKVLRFSCTALPDGGRMLSYTPVTDLVRYTDDPNSVEYYQSLRGGGDRGLTRHLRAAE; encoded by the coding sequence ATGCGGTTCGACTGGCGCGCAATCTCCGGCCCACTTCTGACGACAGCGACGGCGCTGATCGTCATCTTTGTCGATCGCCATTTTTTCACCGTCCCCAATCCTTCACCGCTGTTTATCTGCATCGTCGCCTTTGCAAGTTCGCTTGGTGGCCTTGCCTCGGGGATCACCAGTGCCGCCATCGCGGTCGCCTCCTCCGCGCTGTTTTTTCTCAACCACCGTGCGACGCCCGGCTACGACTCAGCCGATCTGGTGCGCCTGTCGATGCTGGCAGTGACCGCGGCCGGCACCGCCGGGATTACCGGCCTGCTTCGGAAAAGACTGACGGACGCGTTTGCGTGGGAACGTCGACATCACGACACCGCCGAGCGCCTGTCGGCGGCGCTGGATCAGGTCGACATCGGCATTGTGCTGCTCGACTCCGATACCCGCGCGGAATTCATCAACCGTGCCTTCCGCGACTATTTCGCGCTTCCGGACGCGAAAGCCGACAGCAAGCCGCCGTTCATCGCCCTGATGTATCATGGCCGCGACACCGGCGCCTTTGAGATGCCGGAAGATGAGTTGAGTATCTTCATCGCACAACGCACGAAGATGATGCGCGCCGGCGATTCAACGCCGATCAACATCAAGCTCAAGGACGGGAAGGTGCTGCGTTTCAGTTGCACGGCGTTGCCCGATGGCGGGAGAATGTTGAGCTACACGCCGGTGACCGACCTCGTCCGTTATACCGACGATCCCAACAGCGTCGAATATTACCAGTCGCTGCGCGGCGGCGGCGATCGCGGCCTTACGCGGCACTTGCGCGCCGCGGAATAA